In the Lepus europaeus isolate LE1 chromosome 10, mLepTim1.pri, whole genome shotgun sequence genome, atcacaatggaatacagctggaaatcaacaactcaggtatctctagagcatatgcaaacacatggagactgaacaacatgctcctgaatgagcagtgggttactggagaaataaaaaaattttttggaaatgaatgaagacaacaatacaacatatcaaaattcatgggatacagcaaaagcagtgttaagagggaattttatagcaactggtgcctacatcaagaaattggaggggctggagccttggctcacttggttaatcctccacctgtggcactggcatcccatatgggcactaggttctagtcctgattgctcctcttccagtccagctctctgctgtggcccaggaaggcagtggaggatggctcaaatgcttgggcccctgcaccggcatgggagaccaggaagaagcacctggcttctggcttcagattggcacagtgccggccatagcggccatttggggaatgaaccagcggaaggaagacctttctctctctctctctctctttgtctctctctctttctctcactgtctctatctctacctgtcaaataaaaaaaaaaattggaaagacaccaaataaatgagctatcattgtgtctcaaggatctagaaaaacaacagcaaaccaaacccaaaactagtaggagaaaaaaaataattaaaattagagaaaaaaaaattgaaacaaacaaacaaaaaaaaaagtacaaaaggtCAGTGAAACAAAaatctggttttttgaaaaaataaataaaattgacacactaacaaaaaaaaaaaaaaaaaaacttggaaaaaacccaaatcaaaaagaccaaatcaggaaacctagcctagaagaaatggatagattcctggaaacatacagtttacctaaattgaaccatgaagacacataaaacctaaacagacccataaccaagtcagaaattgaatcaataataaaggccctcccagcaaagaaaaacccaagaccacatggcttcactgctgaattctaccagacatttaaagaactatctccaattcttctcaaactattcaatacaatcaaaaaggagggaatcttcccaaactccttttatgaagccagcatcaccttagttcctaaccctgaaaaagatacaacagagaggggctggtgctgtggcacagtgggttaatcctccgcctgcgatgccggcatctcatatgggtgccggttctagtcctggctgctcctctaccaatccagctctctgctatggactgggaaagcagtagaagatggttcaagttcttgggcccttgaacctgcgtgggagaccaggaagaagctccaggctcctggcttcagatcggcgcagcgccagctgtggtggccatttggggagtgaaccaacggaaggaagacctttctttctctctgtctctccctctcactgtctgtaactctacctctcaaataaataaataaaatcttttagaattttttttaaaaaggagagggaggaggaagaggggtgggagtgtgggtgagaatgTGGGTGGTATTATGGGAAGAATCcttgtattcctaaagttgtatttaggaaatgcatgaagtttatattccttcaATAAAAGGTGTCTGGGGGAAAAGTGTATAAAGTGTTTTAGGGGAATATGAGAATGATTGTATTATTATGACAGATGGATTCAATCGCTACACTGCCTTCTACCGAGATGTACTGGTAAGAATATGTGAGATGACACCGTAAAGATGGTGATCTCTGTCGTGTGAGAAACGTGCCTTGAGCTGCACATGCAAGTGAAGGTTGCATCTGATGTGGAAAATCAAGACATGAGATGCCAGACTACTCCATTCATGTTTACATTTTAGAAGCATTAGCCCTCGATGGTGGCAACTATTTGTTCcatgaaagataattttttttctatgtgcACTAAAATTGTTCCCTCAGTGCCTCCTTGTCAAAGGCTTTTACTGCTGCAGCTGGGATGACAGGAGATAAAACGTGGCTTTTGGGACACAGAACCCGCACCCTTGTGTGAGTGAGCCACACGCAGATCTGAAAGAAACTGGAGTATCTAAAGATAACTCACTATTTATAGACTATTGCAAGGGAGGAAAATGAGTAATTTCATGGACTAATGTCATCAACAAACCAATTTGATTAAAATCCCTAACCTCACCACAGCCATCTGTGGGCATCTGATCACTTTCTCTGTCCACATCCAGTGCATGCTGGGAAATGCATGTCCAAGGCTTCAGAGAATGCCCTGGGCAGCCTTCTCCCTACAATCAGCTTGGCCAGTGAAGTGCTTCTGTTACAACAGGGCTGGCCAGGGAAACCCAGAGCTGccctgctgggaggggctggactGAGTGGGAGCAGCTATGAACGGGAAAGTTTGCAGCTCTTCAAGCCTGAGGTTGTAGCATTGGTTGGGTCCAATGGCAAACTGGCGGACATACCAAGAATTGAAAAGGAGGCTCCTGGAACAAAAGACCCAGAGAGGGCCATGGTGAGCTCCCCTCAGGTCCCTGATGGACCTGGTATACAAGGAGAGTGCATAGGAGACAAGGAGGAGTAAAACAGATAGAACaacccagagcagccaggggaaacagccccagcctctgcaaACTCAGATCTCTGGGTAGAGGCTGGCAACTGCACCTGCTTGAGGAACTTGACCTTCACCTCTCACCCCTGAATAGCTGGCTGACCTCTGAGCTATGCAAGTCCAGGCTGTGAGACTGGACAGTGACAGTAAGAGCTACGAAACAAGACAGAACGGAGAGGAGATGTGAGTGACTCACTGCCGCAGAGGGAcacggcacagtgggttcaggtGTGTCgccaacagaagaaaatgaaacaacccaaaataacaataaagaaaaGACCAAGCAACAACCATGACCTCAATGGGGAAAATCAGAATCCTAAGTTGCTACAATACATGGTTAGAAAAGTCAGCTCTACGTTCCAACCACCCCCACGAGCCCCCACAACAAAAACTATAAGCcaagtggggggaaaaaaacaggaaaaggtGACCCATACTCATGGGAGAAAAAGCTGGCAACAAAAATCACCTCTGAGTGGGCACAGATGTTGGGTTTAGCAGGAAAATACATCCACACAGTGGTTACAGATATGTTTATAAACTAAAGGAAACTATAAGAATAAAAGGAAGGGCAGGCACGGTGGCACAGGCATCGAAGCTATCACTTGGGACGCACACACTCTGTGATGGGGCAAAGCTGTCACTTGGAATGCACACACTCTGGAATAGAGCAGGTGGGACCAAGTTCTGCCTGTgccttctcatccagctccccactaatgtacccgggaggcaacaaatgatggctcaactagttgggtccttgtcatccCTATGGGTGAgtcggaaggagctcctggctcctggctcctggctcctggcttcagcctcgcctagccttgtaggcatttggggagtgaaccagcagctagatctcttctctctctttctctctctctcttctctcttgccttgccctctctctctgtcacactgcctttcaaataaataaatctttaaaaaaaaaaaaaaacaagagtgaaAGGAAAAACACAAGAACAATGattccataatattttttttcctattttttttttatttttttttgacaggcagagtggatagtgagagagacacagagagaaaggtcttcctttctgctgttggttcaccctccaatggccgctgcggctggcacatcgcactgatccaaagccaggagccaggtgcttctcctggtctcccatgcgggtgcagggcccaaggacttgggccatcctccactgccttcccgggccatagcagagagctggcctggaagaggggcaaccgggatagaatccggcgccccaaccgggactagaacccggtgtgccggcgccgcaaggcggaggattagcctgttgagccacggcgcctgccgaTTCCATATTATTAATACTGGGTTAGAAGCCCTAGAAAGTAACTGAATGATAATTATGGAATTAAAAGTGCAATTTGAATAGTAGATTGCTACAACAGATGAATAACATACTTCAAAGGTAGATCAATCCAATGGgaagaacacagagaaaaaagtgTTAAAGGAAAAATGAACAGAACCTCAAATATCTATTGAAATATGTCAAGGACGTCAACCTACTTTCGTGGGAGtttgaggaggagaggagagcaaagacaaaaagaaattattgaagAAACAATGGTCAAGAGCTTCTCAAATCTGAAGAACAAAAGGAATCTGCAGTCAAGGGTCTCAGTGAATTGCAGATAGGAGGAGTGTAGAAGGGCCTACACTAGGGCttggaaacacaaagagaaagtcTTGAAAGCAGTAAGAGAACAAAAGGCCAAAGATTCATGTGCACATGGGAAGTGTGTGCACCACGGAGGCGTAACTTTCACAGAGACTGTGAGAACTTGTCCCCGGCAGACTTCTCTTCTAAGAAACATTAAAAGAAGTCTTCGGGCTGTAAGTGAATGACACCCCATGGTAAGTGGAATTCACAGGGACCCCTGGAAACAGCAACCATGGCTGAGGGTCACTGATGACAAGCATGCTTATTTCTTTCTCAGAATCCTTAAAAGACACAATCGTGCAAGTCAGTGATTATAAAATTCTTGCTGGGTTTACAACACATGCGTGAAATATGTGCACGATAATGTGAAAAAATAGAGCCATATTGGAGCAGAGTTTCTATATTTTACTGGAGTAAAGTTAGCAGTTGTTTGAAGTAAACGGGGTAAGTTATTTACCATAATCTGCAGAGAAAGTACcaagaatataattaaaatgcaCAGTTAAAATGCCAATAGAGAGGCTGAAATGGGGCCCTAACCATATTTATTTAACGTACAAAAGAGGCTGTGAGTGAAGGCACAGAGAAACAATAACCACAAATCCAAgatacaaatggaaaacaaaaatcaaagcagCAGACACAATTCTAATCATACCAAAAAAATCACGTTTAATGCAAGTGCACTAAATACTCCAACAAAAAACCAAGATTGTAAGATTGGATTAAAAAATGAGATATAACTATTTACTTTCTAGAAAagtcatactttatttttttaaaagatttatttatttatttgaaagtcagagttacacagagagaggaaaggcagagagagaaaggtcttccattctatggttcactccccaattggctgcaatggctggagctgtgccgatctgaagccaggagccaggagcttcttctgagtctcccacgtgggtgcaggagcctaaggacttggcccatcttccactgctttcccaggccatagtagagagctggattggaagtggagcagccaggtctcaaaccggtgaccatatgggatgcaggtgcttcaggccagggcattaacccactgcgccacagtgccggccccaagacatACTTTAAATTCAGAGACAGAAGTAACTACTAAACAGAAGGACAAAAAGAGGAAGAATGCAAATAGTCCGAAAAGAAAGCTGGGGTGGTTATATTCATTTCAGACTAAAGAGACCTTAAGAGCAGCAACGCTATCAGACATAAAGGGGGCTACTTCATAATAAGATGATGGAGAGTTCAGCAGGATGCAACAGACATGAGTTCACTCATCTCACATTAAAGCCCATGACACTGGCAGCAAAAACTGACAAACTGAAAGGAGACAATTCCACAAGAGCAACTGAGTATTTTCACTTCTTCCATTCTTGTTTGGAACAATATGTAACTATATAAGTAGCAAGCACAGAAGACAGAAACAGCACAATTAACCAATCTGACTTGACAAAGGTTTCTGAAGGCAAGTGCAGGTGGCAGACACACCCTCAAGAACACATCATGTGTTGGGCTGTTCAAGAGGTCTCAATGACCTTAAAAGAGAAATTgcaccaactgcagtgctggcatcccatatgggcacccattctagtcccagttgctcctcttccagtccaactctgctgtggcccaggagggcaatggaggatcgcccaagtgtttgagccctgcaaccgcataggagaccaggaagaagcacctagctcctggcttcaaattggtgcagagccagccgtagcagccatctggggggtgaaccaacagaaggaagacttttctccctgtctctctctctcactgtctataactctacatgtcaaataaattaaaaaaaaagagagagaaattgcaCACCTGTGATCTCTAACCATAGTGTAGTTTAACTAGGAATAAATGAGGGAAAATGTGGGACTATACAGAGATAAGCATATTTGTAAGCAACTAGTAAAATGAGAAATCCCAATgatgtagaaaatattttgaactcaATGAGCATGAAAATTGGTGCAGTGTAGTTAAACAATCTTTGGGAGAATGATAGAGCTCTGAACACACACATTACAGAAGAAATGCATCTCATATAATCTAGCTCCTACCTAACAGAATTACAGTAAAAGAGCAAAATGAGGCCTATGGAAGCAGAGGGAAGGATGCCGTAAATAACCAAATGAAGATTAGTGAAATGGGAACGAAAAACCAGGGGCACGGAGGGGAAACCAATGGAACCAGAAGCCAGCTGCTTGAGGACATCAACAACTTGACAAACTCCAGCTGGAATGGTCAAGCAAGAACTAGAAACCCTATGGTTACCAAAATTAGCCATGGAAGAGGGGACATTATTACCAATtctacagaaaatgaaaagtcttAAATGAAATATTATCAGCAACTTCAGGCCAAGTCAGATGATGCAGATAGCATGGACACAAATGACTAAAACTGATCGAGAAGATCCTCAGATTTTCtttacaataataaataaatacaatcacaCAGTTGAAAATCTTCCCATAAAGGAGAGCTCGGGCCTACGCAGCTCCACTGGTGGCTtctaacatatatttaaaaatacactatGTCAACACTGTAGAGAATCTTCCAGAAAACAGAGGAGGTGACAGTCCACTACATATTTTGTGGGGCCAATTTTACCCAAACCAGAAGGGTTGTAAGTCAAGAAAATTTCAGACCAGCATCCCTCTTGTGCAGACACAACAATGCTTAAAACTTACTAGAAAATTCAACCCACCAACATGTAGTGAGGACTGTACACCATGACACAGTGGGATGTGTCCGCAGAGCCAAGAACAGCTTGCTTTCTGCAAATTAGTTAATGCAACAATCATATCATTTAAGGACAAATTACCACATGGGATAATCTCAAAAAGCACCTGGCAAAGTGAACACCCATTCTTGGTTAAAAACACACTGCTAAACAAAGTTGTGACAGAAGGGAGCTCCCTGCCTCTTATTAAGAGCATCTACAAGAACCTATAGTGGACAGGATCTGTATTCACGGAAGCCTGAGGTCTTCCCCACTAAGATCAGCTCAGCCAGCCAGGATGTTCACAGTACCACTTCTAGCCAGTGTAGCATCTGAGGTTCCAGCCCGTGCCACGAGGCCAACAAacacaagaaaagaaacaaacaaaaaaatttcccTGCACCCAGTTTAGCTCCTCAAATATCTCTGGGGCTATGAACACTGATTTTCAACATGTTGTCTATTACAAAGCAGAGACCCGGAACTGTCCTAACTTTTTCTCTCAGAGTTTCTGGGCTATGTCCCATGTGGAAAGGAAGCTGACTGTAACACCAACTTGCCAGTACTGGCATCTGTAACCCCTCATGTTGGCTTGGATGACCTCTGGTCAGAATCCTTTGCTGAAACTGCCCTGGCCCTCTGTCCACTTCCCTTCTCCACTCTCTTCATCCTCCACAAAGCTTCAGAAACGAAGTGGCATGAGAATGCCCTGGGTTCCTGTACATCTCAGCACACTAATTTTATCCCCTGACTTCCACCCCAGGGGCCGGGCACtcacagatctctgtctctctcccctgtccCCACTGCACCAGTCCCAGCTGGTGTCTCACAAGGGCATCATCTGACCTCCAGCTCCTggaactcctcctcctcctccacctcgtAGGACAGGGTGTGGATCTTGATGTCGTCCGCTGAGAGGTCAATGAACTTCCCATCGGGGTAATCCAGGCTGTCTTTGGTGGGCGACCGGTCCTCGATGAAGGTGGTCTCACAGCAGTCGGCCACGCTGTCCCCCCAGGAGCGCAGCACACCCTCTGAGTAGAGGATGATGTTGGGGCGGTAGTGGGACTCCACCGACTGCTGCAGGGTGTTGGGGTCCAAGAGCTGCTGTGCTGGCTCATTCCTGCTGCTGTCCAGGGCAGCCGGGGCCGTGCTGGCCACCCCGCAGCGGCTCTGGTACTGGGGTGCTGGGTAGACGGACACCAGGCCATCTCTGCTCTCGGCCATGAAGTTTCTGGTGTTGATCAAGCCGTTCCTCTTGGCAGCGTCACTGATCTTACTGTGCAGGAGCACACTCTTCTGTTCGATGACGCTGTCCATGGTACTGCCCCGGCTGGGTGGTGGGCTGGAGGGCAGGCCTGGAAGGTTACACGTGCCTCAGGGGACCCATTTCtcctggaagaggaggagacaggatAGGATGAAAATCACCCTGGACAAATAGCTCATCACCCAGACCCAGACCATTCCAGGAATTTGCCAGTTGGCCAGGACACAGAGTAGCTGTGAGAGGCAGATAATGTGCAGTCCTACCTATTCCGTGAATTTTAAAAAGGTTCCATCAGGGCAACCAGCCAGAGTCAGCCAGAAATTGATTGCCCGCATCTCTCTCAAGTCTCTGCAGGAACTGGTTCCACTGCAGCTCTAGAGAAATCTCTGATTGCTACAACCCATGCCTGAACCCAGTCACCTAGGCATACACCTCATCTGCAGGGAGTTATGGCTGCAAATCTGCAGTCAGGCCTGACTCTACTGCAGCTATGTGTTCACAGCCAAGGCACAAGGGGTCTAGGGTACCATCCCACCTGGTGTAGACCAATGATGGGTAGAccca is a window encoding:
- the SYNDIG1 gene encoding synapse differentiation-inducing gene protein 1 encodes the protein MDSVIEQKSVLLHSKISDAAKRNGLINTRNFMAESRDGLVSVYPAPQYQSRCGVASTAPAALDSSRNEPAQQLLDPNTLQQSVESHYRPNIILYSEGVLRSWGDSVADCCETTFIEDRSPTKDSLDYPDGKFIDLSADDIKIHTLSYEVEEEEEFQELESDYSSDTESEDNFLMMPPRDHLGLSVFSMLCCFWPLGIAAFYLSHETNKAVAKGDFHQASTSSRRALFLAVLSITIGTGIYVGVAVALIAYLSKSNHL